The Solibacillus sp. FSL W7-1436 genome window below encodes:
- a CDS encoding recombinase family protein, which translates to MSQATLAYVRVSTKEQNIDRQITKMLELGIEERFIFIDKASGKDFNREQYQVMRSIARKGDLIYLDSLDRLGRNYDEIIQEWKHITRSIGADIVVLDNQTLFDSRKFKEMNELGKLMEDQFLSLLAYVAEQERNKILVRQKEGIAAAKAKGKHLGRPAFNLNSLTPDTRKKLEDNYERWSRKELTSVAFAKLLGLKKNTFYKIIEQYKHEIAAEV; encoded by the coding sequence ATGAGTCAAGCAACATTAGCGTACGTTAGGGTATCGACAAAAGAACAAAATATTGATCGCCAAATCACTAAAATGCTTGAACTTGGGATAGAAGAACGCTTTATCTTTATCGATAAAGCGAGTGGAAAAGATTTTAATCGCGAGCAATATCAAGTAATGAGAAGCATTGCTCGCAAGGGAGATTTAATCTATTTAGATTCTCTAGATCGGTTGGGTCGCAATTACGATGAAATAATTCAGGAATGGAAGCATATAACGCGTTCGATTGGTGCAGACATTGTTGTTTTAGATAATCAGACACTCTTTGATAGCCGGAAGTTCAAAGAAATGAATGAGCTAGGAAAATTAATGGAAGATCAGTTTTTATCACTATTAGCGTATGTAGCAGAGCAGGAGCGTAATAAAATCCTTGTTCGTCAAAAAGAGGGCATAGCAGCTGCTAAAGCTAAAGGAAAGCATTTAGGTCGGCCTGCGTTTAACTTGAATTCGTTGACTCCCGATACTCGAAAAAAGTTGGAAGATAATTATGAACGGTGGAGTAGGAAAGAGCTGACTAGTGTAGCATTTGCAAAATTACTTGGGTTAAAGAAAAATACATTTTATAAAATTATTGAGCAATATAAACATGAAATAGCAGCTGAAGTATAG
- a CDS encoding Eco57I restriction-modification methylase domain-containing protein, producing MQNYIFNRKYLADQLKYFAKEDIEAFDQRHKVIKNWNYSLTQSNLDKTKEVSVQGDFLHQILTLVLGYKGRIGESLWHLQAEKTTEVDGTVADGSLGFYSDSISDTRVVIELKDARTDLDRKQKRENNQSPVEQAFSYQYKHRNCKWVIVSNFKEIRLYNANTMTEYEQFFMGEMATDEELFKKFYYLLNRENLINRDEPSTIDKLYVKNEAEQEVISEKFYYDYKNVRLQLYRHLTEHNPEIDEITIFEKTQKILDRFIFVCFCEDSKLLPENVFKKVVLAAKQDFGISEIRIWTQLKNLFASIDKGNQPMNINRFNGGLFKPDVILDALVIKDDFFPLFEKIAEYDFDSELDVNLLGHIFEQSISDIEEFKALIRGEEFDKNKSKRKKDGVFYTPTFVTQFIVRKTVGEWIEQKRIDMGEEDLPELTEEDFDEYEKKKNNKRIKKITKVEQHIDFYTKLQDTIREIKILDPACGSGAFLNAAFDFLHQVGTTVNNKLEELTGLPSLFELDKHILKNNLYGVDLNRESVEITKLSLWLKTANKRDPLTSLDENILCGNSVVSDPSFSDNPFQWDKSFEHIFAKGGFDVVIGNPPYVRQELIVPIKAHLRKEYETYHGRADLYVYFFEKAFQVLKPGGKMGYICSSKYTTTTYGQPLRSFLLNKSRIHYFMDFDDLDVFKGIIAYPSIFIADKEAEVEKQEIQYCYFDELDQALDAYFERQWRPFLQSNMKPDVWNFLEDHINELNEKLLTNYSTLEEVLGRPKAGVKTGKNPAYILTKTEASRLIEADANNIDIIKPYLNGKDVKPYNVISKFSIIFPYIENKEIGELELVDIENYPLIKQHLEQYKEDLEKRAIIKDGLANGSKKWYEYQQINKSFSFDKVYITYPDIANRSCFALTQGKILDMTLFWTEAPDPYRELAILNSSVFNFLFNLISTDARGGYKRFKTVFMSKIPYANETKDAELSNLVVFVKLKLSHKRN from the coding sequence ATGCAGAATTACATTTTCAATAGAAAATACCTTGCGGATCAACTTAAATATTTTGCAAAAGAAGATATTGAAGCATTTGATCAACGACATAAAGTAATAAAAAATTGGAATTATTCCCTTACACAAAGTAATCTCGATAAAACAAAAGAGGTATCTGTGCAAGGAGACTTTCTACATCAAATACTCACATTAGTTTTAGGATACAAAGGACGTATTGGAGAAAGTCTATGGCATTTACAAGCGGAAAAAACTACAGAGGTCGATGGAACGGTGGCTGACGGTTCCCTTGGTTTCTATTCAGACTCGATAAGTGATACGAGAGTAGTTATCGAGCTTAAAGACGCAAGAACGGACTTAGACAGAAAGCAAAAACGCGAAAATAATCAATCCCCTGTTGAACAAGCATTTTCTTATCAGTATAAGCACCGAAACTGTAAGTGGGTGATTGTTTCCAACTTCAAGGAAATACGTCTCTATAATGCCAATACAATGACTGAGTATGAACAATTTTTTATGGGTGAAATGGCCACGGACGAAGAACTGTTTAAAAAGTTTTATTATCTTTTAAATCGTGAGAATTTAATAAATCGTGACGAACCATCTACTATTGATAAGTTGTATGTGAAAAACGAAGCTGAACAAGAAGTTATTTCTGAGAAGTTCTATTATGACTATAAAAATGTTCGTCTTCAATTATATCGGCATCTAACTGAGCACAACCCTGAGATTGATGAGATTACTATCTTCGAAAAGACACAGAAAATCTTAGACCGTTTCATTTTTGTTTGTTTCTGCGAGGATTCGAAATTATTACCTGAAAATGTATTTAAGAAAGTTGTACTTGCAGCCAAACAAGATTTCGGTATAAGTGAAATAAGAATTTGGACTCAACTTAAAAACTTATTTGCTTCCATTGATAAAGGTAATCAACCTATGAACATTAATCGTTTTAATGGGGGATTATTTAAACCTGATGTAATTTTGGATGCTTTGGTCATCAAAGATGACTTCTTTCCATTATTTGAAAAAATAGCGGAATATGACTTTGACTCAGAACTTGATGTGAATTTACTAGGCCATATCTTTGAGCAATCCATCTCCGATATTGAGGAATTTAAAGCTCTAATACGTGGAGAAGAATTTGACAAGAACAAGAGCAAGCGGAAAAAAGACGGGGTTTTCTATACTCCTACTTTCGTCACCCAATTTATTGTTCGAAAAACTGTGGGTGAATGGATTGAGCAGAAGCGTATAGATATGGGTGAAGAAGATCTTCCAGAACTTACTGAGGAAGACTTCGATGAATACGAAAAGAAAAAAAACAACAAAAGAATAAAAAAAATAACCAAGGTCGAACAACACATTGATTTTTACACCAAGCTTCAAGATACGATTCGTGAAATCAAAATTCTTGATCCAGCTTGTGGTTCTGGAGCCTTCTTAAATGCTGCATTTGATTTCTTGCACCAAGTTGGAACAACTGTAAACAATAAACTTGAAGAATTAACAGGCCTTCCTAGTTTATTTGAATTGGATAAGCACATCCTAAAGAATAATTTGTACGGTGTGGATTTAAACAGAGAGAGTGTTGAGATTACCAAGCTTTCTTTATGGCTAAAAACAGCCAACAAACGCGACCCCCTTACATCATTGGATGAAAATATTTTATGTGGGAATTCGGTAGTCAGCGATCCGAGCTTTTCCGATAACCCTTTTCAATGGGATAAATCTTTTGAACACATTTTCGCAAAAGGCGGTTTTGATGTGGTGATTGGTAACCCACCTTATGTTCGTCAAGAGCTAATTGTGCCGATTAAAGCTCACCTGCGCAAAGAATATGAGACCTATCACGGCAGAGCAGATTTATATGTTTATTTCTTTGAAAAAGCATTCCAAGTACTAAAACCCGGCGGTAAGATGGGGTATATTTGTTCTTCTAAATATACAACGACTACTTATGGACAACCATTGCGGTCTTTTCTGTTAAACAAGTCACGCATCCACTATTTTATGGATTTTGACGATTTGGATGTATTTAAAGGGATTATAGCCTATCCATCTATATTTATTGCGGACAAGGAAGCGGAAGTTGAGAAGCAGGAAATTCAATATTGTTATTTTGATGAATTAGATCAGGCACTTGATGCCTATTTTGAACGCCAATGGCGACCGTTCCTACAATCTAATATGAAGCCAGATGTATGGAATTTTCTTGAAGATCATATTAATGAGCTGAATGAGAAACTTTTAACCAACTACAGTACTCTTGAAGAAGTTTTAGGACGACCAAAGGCTGGAGTTAAGACAGGAAAAAATCCTGCTTATATCTTGACTAAAACAGAGGCTTCAAGATTAATTGAAGCTGATGCCAATAATATTGATATTATCAAACCGTATTTGAACGGGAAAGATGTAAAGCCTTATAACGTTATTTCCAAGTTTTCAATCATATTTCCTTATATAGAAAATAAGGAAATAGGTGAGCTTGAATTAGTTGATATAGAAAATTATCCTTTAATTAAACAACATTTGGAGCAGTATAAGGAGGATTTAGAAAAACGCGCCATTATTAAGGATGGATTAGCTAATGGTTCGAAAAAGTGGTATGAATACCAACAAATCAATAAGTCCTTCTCTTTCGATAAGGTTTATATTACTTATCCAGATATCGCAAACAGAAGCTGTTTTGCTTTGACACAAGGAAAGATATTAGATATGACACTTTTCTGGACGGAAGCGCCTGATCCTTACCGTGAACTAGCTATCTTGAATTCTTCTGTATTTAATTTCTTGTTTAACTTAATTTCTACTGATGCTAGGGGCGGTTATAAGCGATTTAAAACTGTGTTTATGTCCAAAATTCCTTATGCTAATGAAACAAAAGATGCAGAATTAAGCAACTTGGTTGTATTTGTTAAGCTAAAACTGAGCCACAAACGCAATTGA
- a CDS encoding magnesium transporter: MSSCSFIATNFEMPEIESKAKYITVKEAIELEIKPHELVPWEKMDPNTQVLFVENEEDLNELVIKKDSYYNVSEYTGYPFIYEVNFSYSELRVKQLLDYLKDNIREGQIIELWRVWIGHDDNELNIPYSRFNYNELSLHHLLQMYNWNHENYKEQYCIVLEK, translated from the coding sequence ATGAGCTCTTGTTCATTTATAGCAACAAATTTTGAAATGCCTGAAATAGAATCCAAAGCAAAGTATATTACGGTCAAAGAAGCTATTGAATTAGAAATAAAACCGCATGAATTGGTGCCTTGGGAGAAGATGGACCCGAATACCCAAGTATTATTTGTTGAAAATGAAGAGGATTTAAATGAGTTAGTCATAAAAAAAGACAGTTATTATAATGTAAGTGAATATACAGGCTATCCATTCATTTATGAAGTAAATTTTAGCTATTCAGAATTAAGAGTAAAGCAATTATTGGATTACTTAAAAGACAATATTAGAGAAGGACAGATAATAGAATTATGGCGAGTATGGATTGGTCATGATGATAATGAACTAAATATACCGTATAGTAGGTTTAATTATAACGAATTATCTCTCCATCATCTGTTACAAATGTACAATTGGAACCATGAAAACTATAAAGAACAATATTGTATAGTATTAGAAAAATAA